One Mesoplodon densirostris isolate mMesDen1 chromosome X, mMesDen1 primary haplotype, whole genome shotgun sequence genomic region harbors:
- the PRRG3 gene encoding transmembrane gamma-carboxyglutamic acid protein 3 has product MEEICSYEEVKEVFEDKEKTMEFWKGYPNAVYSVRDPAQSSDAMYVVVPLLGVALLIVIALFIIWRCQLQKATRHHPSYAQNRYLASRAGHSLPRVMVYRGTVHSQGEASGHRETGSPAQVVLGPSRGGRTTVRLESTLYLPELSLSRLSSATPPPSYEEVTAPQESSSEEASVSYSDPPPKYEEIVAANPDSDK; this is encoded by the exons ATGGAGGAGATCTGCAGCTACGAGGAGGTCAAGGAGGTGTTTGAGGACAAGGAGAAAACG ATGGAGTTCTGGAAAGGGTACCCGAATGCAGTCTATTCAGTCCGAGACCCTGCGCAGAGCTCAGATGCCATGTACGTGGTGGTGCCCCTTCTGGGGGTGGCGTTGCTGATTGTCATCGCCTTGTTCATCATCTGGAGGTGCCAGCTGCAGAAGGCCACCCGTCATCACCCCTCATATGCTCAGAACCGGTACTTAGCGAGTCGCGCGGGGCACAGCCTGCCCCGGGTCATGGTCTACCGGGGCACCGTGCACAGCCAGGGGGAGGCCTCAGGGCACCGGGAGACAGGGAGCCCCGCGCAGGTGGTGCTCGGGCCTAGTCGTGGGGGTAGAACCACGGTCCGCCTCGAGAGCACCCTCTACCTTCCTGAGCTGTCTCTCTCCAGGCTGTCCagtgccacccctcccccatcctatGAGGAGGTGACTGCTCCCCAGGAAAGCAGCAGTGAGGAAGCGAGCGTCTCTTACAGTGACCCGCCCCCAAAGTATGAGGAGATAGTGGCCGCCAACCCTGACTCAGACAAGTAG
- the LOC132482251 gene encoding stAR-related lipid transfer protein 7, mitochondrial-like, whose product MAALSGAFVWDEERIQEEELQRSIDEMKRLEEMSSTFRSSGVDHHPPEPKSQTERDEDSGGKEHLWEMGMDKKHFKLWRRPITGTPLYQYRVFGTYTDVTPRQFFSVQLDTEYRKKWDALVIKLEVIERDVVSGSEVLHWVTHFPYPMYSWDYVYVWRYSVDEENNVMVLVSRAVEHPSVPESPDFVRVTSYESQMVIRPHKSFDENAFDYLLTYSDNPQTVFPRYCVCWMVSSGMPDFLEKLHMATLKAKNMEIKVKDYTSSKPLEVGSETKATAPSSEQKSEGSCGPARIEYA is encoded by the coding sequence ATGGCGGCACTTTCCGGCGCGTTCGTGTGGGACGAGGAGAGGATCCAGGAGGAGGAGTTGCAGAGATCCATTGATGAGATGAAACGGTTGGAGGAAATGTCAAGTACATTTCGGAGCTCTGGAGTTGACCACCACCCTCCAGAACCAAAATCCCAAACAGAAAGGGATGAAGATTCAGGAGGCAAAGAGCACCTGTGGGAAATGGGGATGGATAAGAAACACTTCAAGCTGTGGCGGCGCCCCATTACAGGCACCCCCCTTTACCAGTACAGAGTTTTTGGAACCTACACAGATGTGACACCTCGGCAGTTCTTCAGTGTTCAGCTGGATACAGAGTATAGAAAAAAGTGGGACGCCCTGGTGATCAAGCTGGAAGTGATCGAGAGGGATGTGGTGAGTGGTTCTGAGGTTCTTCACTGGGTAACCCATTTTCCTTATCCAATGTACTCATGGGATTATGTTTATGTTTGGCGGTATAGTGTGGATGAGGAAAACAACGTGATGGTGTTGGTGTCACGGGCCGTGGAGCACCCTAGTGTGCCAGAGTCTCCAGACTTTGTAAGGGTCACATCATATGAATCCCAAATGGTTATCCGTCCCCACAAGTCATTTGATGAAAATGCCTTTGACTACTTGCTGACGTACAGTGACAATCCCCAGACGGTGTTTCCTCGCTACTGTGTGTGTTGGATGGTTTCCAGTGGCATGCCAGATTTCCTGGAGAAGCTGCACATGGCCACTCTGAAAGCCAAGAACATGGAGATCAAAGTAAAGGACTATACCTCATCTAAGCCTCTGGAAGTGGGTAGTGAAACCAAGGCCACCGCCCCATCTTCTGAGCAGAAGAGCGAGGGTAGCTGTGGCCCTGCCCGGATTGAGTACGCCTGA